One genomic region from Nonomuraea helvata encodes:
- a CDS encoding pectinesterase family protein produces the protein MQPLDKRRTTVVGVAALSLAAIALTTPAHAATTITVAADGSGNYTTIQAALAAASSDTVINIKPGTYHGQVSVPSSKPGITLQGTTGNATDVVITGNTPQSTAGAAGSATVLNMARNTTVKGMTIANTYAAHDSQALALYAGGDRQVYRNVRLLGYQDTFLSWGGTGSSQVRQYVYQSYIEGAVDFIYGNGALVIDSTTIRSLDRGSTNNGYITAAATNSRNPYGILITRSTLASSAAARTVALGRCWHAGGAADAIGQVLIRDSTLGAHIRQTGAWQDMGGFSWKTCRFSEYNNSGAGASTGTSDRPQMSSATAANFTPQKYLAGSDGWNPVQ, from the coding sequence ATGCAGCCGCTGGACAAACGCCGCACCACTGTGGTCGGCGTCGCCGCCTTATCCTTGGCCGCCATCGCGCTGACCACCCCAGCGCACGCCGCCACCACGATCACCGTGGCGGCTGACGGCTCCGGAAATTACACCACCATCCAGGCTGCGCTCGCGGCAGCCTCGTCCGACACGGTCATCAACATCAAGCCGGGCACCTACCACGGCCAGGTGTCCGTCCCGTCGAGCAAGCCCGGCATCACCCTGCAGGGTACGACCGGGAACGCGACCGACGTCGTGATCACCGGAAACACTCCCCAATCCACCGCCGGTGCCGCGGGTAGCGCGACCGTGCTCAACATGGCCAGGAACACCACAGTCAAGGGAATGACCATCGCCAACACCTACGCCGCGCACGACAGTCAGGCACTGGCCCTGTACGCCGGCGGCGACCGGCAGGTCTACCGCAACGTACGCCTGCTGGGCTACCAGGACACGTTCCTGTCCTGGGGCGGTACCGGAAGCTCGCAGGTCCGCCAGTACGTCTACCAGAGCTACATCGAAGGCGCCGTTGACTTCATCTACGGCAACGGCGCCCTGGTCATCGACTCCACGACCATCCGCTCGCTGGACCGCGGCAGCACCAACAACGGCTACATCACCGCCGCGGCCACCAACTCCCGCAACCCGTACGGCATCCTGATCACCAGATCGACGCTGGCGAGCTCGGCCGCGGCGCGGACCGTCGCCCTGGGCCGCTGCTGGCACGCCGGCGGCGCAGCCGACGCGATCGGTCAGGTGCTGATCCGCGACTCGACGCTGGGCGCGCACATCCGCCAAACCGGAGCCTGGCAGGACATGGGCGGCTTCTCCTGGAAGACGTGCCGGTTCAGCGAATACAACAACAGCGGCGCCGGAGCCAGCACCGGCACCAGCGACCGCCCGCAGATGAGCAGCGCAACCGCGGCGAACTTCACCCCACAGAAGTACCTGGCCGGCAGCGACGGCTGGAACCCGGTGCAGTAG
- a CDS encoding methyltransferase has product MGHHEEDPHPAGYTPMVAPEQAELIRRWHERAYQAARAEAAAEQTFTYLGTTLVVPPQVQPITGMSHLLGEAVLAEVRAGDRVLDMGTGSGVNAILAASTAKQVLAVDINPVAVEAARGNAERNGVADRVEVRLSDVFADVDGRFDLIVFDPPFRWFAPRDLLEAATTDENYRAMTSFFRQAREHLTPAGRMLIFFGSSGDLAYLRHLMDEQGFDVEVVARQELTRDGRSVGYYTFRLT; this is encoded by the coding sequence ATGGGTCACCACGAGGAAGATCCGCACCCTGCCGGCTACACCCCCATGGTCGCTCCGGAGCAGGCCGAGCTCATCCGCCGCTGGCACGAGCGTGCCTACCAGGCAGCCAGGGCCGAGGCCGCCGCCGAGCAGACGTTCACCTATCTGGGCACGACCCTGGTCGTCCCGCCGCAGGTGCAGCCGATCACGGGGATGTCGCACCTGCTGGGCGAGGCCGTCCTGGCCGAGGTACGGGCGGGAGACCGCGTCCTGGACATGGGCACCGGCAGCGGCGTCAACGCCATATTGGCCGCCTCGACCGCGAAACAGGTGCTGGCGGTCGACATCAATCCCGTGGCTGTCGAGGCCGCACGTGGCAACGCCGAGCGCAACGGCGTCGCCGACCGGGTCGAAGTCCGGCTCAGCGACGTGTTCGCCGACGTCGACGGCCGGTTCGACCTGATCGTCTTCGATCCGCCGTTCCGCTGGTTCGCCCCGCGCGATCTGCTCGAGGCCGCCACGACCGATGAGAACTACCGGGCCATGACCTCCTTCTTCCGCCAGGCCAGAGAGCATCTCACCCCGGCGGGCAGAATGCTGATCTTCTTCGGCAGCTCCGGAGACCTGGCGTACCTCAGGCATCTGATGGACGAGCAGGGCTTCGACGTGGAGGTCGTCGCCCGGCAGGAGCTGACCAGGGACGGCCGGTCGGTCGGCTACTACACCTTCCGCCTGACCTGA
- a CDS encoding arabinan endo-1,5-alpha-L-arabinosidase: MWKRALAVALLLAASVVRPAQATPPLPDPLATPTTPPPSYPGPGRVTGDVGVHDPSVVKRPDGTYLLVHTGNNIAIKTSADRTAWRNAGVAFPNGAPWTTSYTGGSANLWAPDISYRNGRYYLYYSASTFGSRNSAIFLATSPTGASGTWTNQGLIISTTSSSTYNAIDPNLVVDAQGRWWLTFGSFWTGIKLIQLDPATGKRLGTSITGLAQRTGGTTAVEAPFIFRHGSYYYLWVSFDACCQGASSTYRIMVGRSAGITGPYVDRNGVAMTSGGGTQVLAGHGSVHGPGHQAMIPDIDAEVLFYHYYADNGASLLGINLLGYDSAGWPFVY, encoded by the coding sequence ATGTGGAAACGAGCTCTCGCCGTCGCCCTTCTGCTCGCCGCCTCCGTCGTACGACCGGCGCAGGCGACCCCGCCCCTACCCGACCCCCTCGCCACACCGACCACTCCCCCACCGTCCTATCCCGGGCCGGGCCGCGTGACGGGTGACGTCGGCGTGCACGACCCGAGCGTGGTGAAGAGGCCTGACGGCACGTACCTGCTGGTGCACACCGGCAACAACATCGCGATCAAGACTTCCGCCGACAGGACCGCCTGGCGCAACGCCGGCGTGGCCTTCCCCAACGGCGCGCCGTGGACCACCTCCTACACCGGCGGCAGCGCCAACCTGTGGGCGCCCGACATCTCCTACCGCAACGGGCGGTACTACCTCTACTACTCGGCCTCGACGTTCGGCTCGCGCAATTCGGCGATCTTCCTCGCCACCAGCCCCACGGGCGCCTCAGGAACCTGGACCAACCAGGGCCTGATCATCTCCACCACGTCGTCGAGCACCTACAACGCCATCGACCCCAACCTCGTCGTGGACGCCCAGGGCCGCTGGTGGCTCACCTTCGGGTCCTTCTGGACCGGGATCAAACTCATCCAGCTCGACCCCGCCACCGGCAAGCGCCTCGGCACCTCGATCACCGGCCTGGCCCAGCGCACCGGCGGCACCACCGCGGTCGAGGCGCCGTTCATCTTCCGGCACGGCTCGTACTACTACCTGTGGGTGTCCTTCGACGCCTGCTGCCAGGGTGCGAGCAGCACCTACCGGATCATGGTCGGCCGTTCGGCCGGCATCACCGGCCCGTACGTGGACCGCAACGGCGTCGCCATGACCTCGGGCGGCGGCACCCAGGTCCTGGCCGGGCACGGCAGCGTCCACGGGCCGGGCCACCAGGCGATGATCCCCGACATCGACGCCGAGGTGCTCTTCTACCACTACTACGCCGACAACGGCGCTTCGCTGCTCGGCATCAACCTCCTCGGATACGACAGCGCGGGCTGGCCCTTCGTCTACTGA
- a CDS encoding MarR family transcriptional regulator, whose product MAAVAAFRNLATTLDLLDQVAAARLGVARSDLRYLDILSTRGPLPAGALAEAVGLSAPALSAALRRLEKHDYVRRAHDEHDRRTVRVSLTESAATAIASLFTEVRAATATLLQRLSPAELATVAKVADDLAGAIRAIATRDA is encoded by the coding sequence ATGGCCGCGGTCGCCGCGTTCCGGAATCTGGCGACCACCCTGGACCTCCTCGACCAAGTCGCCGCGGCCCGGCTCGGAGTCGCACGAAGCGACCTGCGCTACCTCGACATACTGTCCACGCGCGGTCCGCTGCCGGCCGGGGCGCTCGCCGAGGCGGTCGGCCTGTCCGCGCCCGCACTCAGCGCCGCCCTGCGCCGGCTCGAGAAGCACGATTACGTGCGACGGGCCCATGACGAGCACGACCGCCGCACCGTACGGGTGAGCCTGACCGAGTCCGCCGCGACGGCAATCGCCTCGCTGTTCACCGAAGTGCGCGCCGCGACCGCCACGTTGCTCCAGCGGCTCAGTCCGGCCGAGCTGGCGACCGTCGCCAAGGTCGCCGACGACCTGGCCGGGGCCATCAGGGCCATCGCGACGCGCGACGCCTAG
- a CDS encoding Rrf2 family transcriptional regulator — MKLPVSTEWVLHCATTLAQLEPGVTASTAQLAQYYDLPAPYLAKQLQALVKAGVLAATTGPRGGFRLARPASEITLLQIVEAVDGTSSPYECREIRRRGRGALPPEDCRNTCVLAEKMAEAHEAWRRSLTGVSLADILASLPPSAPARTRSRLAGTS; from the coding sequence GTGAAGCTGCCTGTGAGCACCGAATGGGTGTTGCACTGCGCCACGACGCTGGCGCAGCTCGAGCCGGGAGTCACCGCGTCGACGGCACAGCTCGCGCAGTACTACGACCTTCCTGCGCCCTACCTCGCCAAGCAGTTGCAGGCGCTCGTCAAGGCCGGCGTGCTGGCCGCGACGACCGGTCCGCGGGGCGGGTTCCGGCTCGCGCGGCCCGCCTCCGAGATCACGCTCCTGCAGATCGTCGAGGCCGTCGACGGCACGTCCTCGCCGTACGAGTGCCGCGAGATCCGCCGGCGGGGACGCGGCGCGCTGCCGCCCGAGGACTGCCGGAACACCTGCGTGCTCGCCGAGAAGATGGCCGAGGCGCACGAGGCGTGGCGGCGCAGCCTGACCGGAGTCTCGCTCGCCGACATCCTCGCCTCCCTGCCGCCGTCGGCCCCGGCCCGCACCCGATCACGCCTCGCGGGCACGTCCTGA
- a CDS encoding SDR family oxidoreductase: MRIAVAGATGNIGALTVAALERGGHDVVRVSRSLGVDLVTGDGLHAALAGVEAVIDVTNGPATDPAEVVAYFGAATRNLLAAEERAGVRHHVLLSIVGIDRVEGNAHYAGKREQERLVAAGPVPWTIVPATQFHDFAAMVASWTEQDGVATIAPLLVQPIAPADVADVLAEIAVGDPKGRYADVAGPETQDLVDMARRTNQALGREVKLVPTWSGLFGTSMAGNVLLPGEGARIAPTTFDEWLAAQR, translated from the coding sequence ATGCGGATCGCAGTCGCGGGCGCGACCGGGAACATCGGGGCCCTCACTGTCGCCGCGCTCGAACGGGGCGGCCACGACGTCGTGCGCGTCAGCCGTTCGCTCGGCGTGGACCTGGTGACCGGTGACGGGCTCCACGCCGCCCTCGCCGGTGTCGAGGCGGTCATCGACGTCACCAACGGGCCGGCCACCGATCCGGCGGAGGTGGTGGCGTACTTCGGCGCCGCCACGCGAAACCTGCTCGCCGCCGAGGAGCGGGCGGGCGTCCGTCACCACGTGCTGCTGTCGATCGTCGGGATCGATCGGGTCGAGGGCAACGCGCACTACGCCGGCAAGCGGGAGCAGGAGCGGCTGGTGGCCGCCGGCCCGGTGCCGTGGACGATCGTCCCGGCCACCCAGTTCCACGACTTCGCCGCGATGGTGGCGAGCTGGACCGAGCAGGACGGGGTGGCCACGATCGCGCCGCTGCTCGTGCAGCCGATCGCGCCCGCGGACGTGGCCGACGTCCTCGCCGAGATCGCGGTGGGCGACCCGAAGGGCCGCTACGCCGACGTGGCCGGGCCCGAGACGCAGGACCTGGTCGACATGGCCCGGCGCACCAACCAGGCACTCGGCCGCGAGGTGAAGCTGGTGCCGACGTGGTCGGGGTTGTTCGGCACGTCGATGGCCGGCAACGTGCTGCTGCCCGGCGAGGGTGCCCGCATCGCGCCGACCACGTTCGACGAGTGGCTCGCCGCCCAGCGATAG
- a CDS encoding glycerophosphodiester phosphodiesterase, which yields MYGFPQNGKINDPGFRFYVDSTMVSEAHARGLKVVPWTCDDPATIEALMDMGIDGLITDYPNRVRQIMADRGMRLPKAYATR from the coding sequence GTGTACGGTTTCCCGCAGAACGGCAAGATCAACGACCCCGGCTTCCGCTTCTACGTCGACTCGACGATGGTGTCCGAGGCGCACGCGCGTGGCCTGAAGGTCGTCCCCTGGACCTGCGACGACCCCGCGACCATCGAGGCCCTCATGGACATGGGCATCGATGGACTCATCACGGACTATCCAAACCGAGTCCGACAGATCATGGCTGACCGTGGCATGCGACTGCCGAAGGCCTACGCAACGCGCTGA
- a CDS encoding SDR family NAD(P)-dependent oxidoreductase, whose amino-acid sequence MNVLAGKTALVTGGSRGIGRAVALRLAADGAEVAVHYGGNEEAAKETVARIEEAGGRAFAIRARFGDVSATDQLFEGLTAGLAGRGLDILVNNAGIASVNPISQVTPEELDRLLAINVATPFFVIQRALPLLNDGGRIINMGSTASRFAVTMQIGYTITKAALESMAPTLANELGRRGITVNTVAPGAVRTDMTAGYNSLPEVVAELEGITALGRLGEPEDVADVVGFLAGPQGRWVTGQTVDVSGGTYLGPIARG is encoded by the coding sequence ATGAACGTTCTGGCCGGCAAGACCGCGCTGGTGACGGGTGGATCGCGCGGCATCGGCCGGGCGGTCGCGCTGCGGCTGGCCGCCGACGGCGCCGAGGTCGCGGTCCACTACGGCGGCAACGAGGAGGCCGCCAAGGAGACCGTGGCGCGGATCGAGGAGGCGGGCGGCCGGGCGTTCGCCATCCGGGCCCGGTTCGGCGACGTCTCCGCGACGGACCAGCTGTTCGAGGGCCTGACCGCCGGGCTGGCGGGACGCGGGCTGGACATCCTGGTCAACAACGCGGGCATCGCCTCGGTCAACCCGATCTCGCAGGTCACCCCCGAGGAGCTGGACCGCCTGCTGGCGATCAACGTCGCCACGCCGTTCTTCGTCATCCAGCGGGCGCTGCCGCTGCTGAACGACGGCGGCCGCATCATCAACATGGGCTCGACGGCCAGCCGGTTCGCCGTCACCATGCAGATCGGCTACACCATCACCAAGGCGGCCCTGGAATCCATGGCCCCCACGCTGGCCAACGAGCTCGGCCGGCGCGGCATCACGGTGAACACGGTCGCGCCCGGCGCGGTGCGGACCGACATGACCGCCGGATACAACTCCCTCCCCGAGGTGGTGGCCGAGCTGGAGGGGATCACCGCGCTCGGACGGCTCGGCGAGCCGGAGGACGTGGCCGACGTCGTCGGCTTCCTGGCCGGGCCGCAGGGCCGGTGGGTGACCGGCCAGACCGTCGACGTGTCCGGCGGGACCTACCTCGGCCCGATCGCCAGGGGGTGA
- a CDS encoding NlpC/P60 family protein: MPSQACASEARQKESLDCSGFVRMVLGYRGGYSLGIGDTLSKSALPRRAVQMADENAPGITVIDGGTAKPTSYADLRTGDLLFWDASTDDGTALDHVGIYLGIDSTGKHRFISSRKTVDGPTLGDEGGPSTLDSATLYDRSWR, from the coding sequence ATGCCAAGCCAGGCCTGCGCTTCGGAAGCCCGCCAGAAGGAGTCGCTGGACTGTTCCGGTTTCGTCAGAATGGTCCTTGGCTACCGCGGCGGTTACTCCCTGGGCATCGGCGACACGCTGAGCAAGTCCGCCCTTCCCCGTCGAGCCGTCCAAATGGCCGACGAGAACGCCCCGGGGATCACCGTGATCGACGGTGGCACGGCCAAACCCACGTCCTACGCGGACCTGCGGACGGGCGACCTGCTGTTCTGGGACGCCAGCACGGACGACGGCACAGCCCTCGACCACGTCGGCATCTATCTGGGAATCGACTCCACCGGCAAACACCGGTTCATCTCCAGCCGCAAAACGGTCGACGGTCCTACGCTGGGCGACGAAGGCGGCCCCTCAACCCTCGACAGCGCCACGCTCTACGACCGCTCGTGGCGCTAG
- a CDS encoding RICIN domain-containing protein — protein sequence MSGPPSERRLVNTATGEVAHAANCGTADGVDVRQWSRHNSACQQWSIRPVS from the coding sequence ATGTCCGGTCCACCCAGCGAGCGGCGCCTGGTCAACACCGCCACCGGCGAGGTCGCCCATGCGGCAAACTGCGGCACCGCCGACGGAGTGGACGTACGACAGTGGAGCCGGCACAACAGCGCCTGCCAGCAGTGGTCCATCCGGCCCGTCTCCTAG
- a CDS encoding TetR/AcrR family transcriptional regulator, translating into MSVAGEGVGGHGQLQRGETVEQHLGHGLQLGAGKRLVAAGRPDRRHGTALTQLGPLLRRLQSAGRGSTNRGPGAAVRNRAALIAAAREVFAAAGYDAPLSMVARVAGVGQGSLYRHFPDRVSRGPGQEAGARPARRRRPRVDAVAQGPRTFGWVRGFGSARWRGVDEKSAR; encoded by the coding sequence ATGAGCGTGGCGGGCGAGGGCGTCGGCGGGCACGGCCAGCTCCAGCGTGGGGAGACGGTCGAGCAGCACCTTGGGCACGGTCTGCAGCTCGGTGCGGGCAAGCGCCTGGTCGCCGCCGGCCGGCCGGATCGGCGCCACGGGACAGCCCTGACGCAGCTCGGCCCACTCCTGCGGCGGCTCCAGAGCGCTGGGCGCGGGAGTACGAACCGAGGCCCCGGCGCCGCGGTGCGCAACCGGGCGGCGCTGATCGCGGCGGCGCGCGAGGTCTTCGCCGCCGCCGGCTACGACGCGCCGCTCAGCATGGTCGCCCGCGTGGCGGGGGTCGGCCAGGGCAGTCTCTACCGGCACTTCCCCGACCGCGTCAGCCGCGGTCCTGGTCAGGAGGCCGGCGCCCGCCCGGCGCGTCGCCGCCGCCCGCGCGTGGACGCTGTTGCGCAAGGGCCTCGGACCTTCGGGTGGGTCAGAGGCTTCGGATCCGCAAGATGGCGCGGTGTAGATGAAAAGTCAGCGAGGTAG
- a CDS encoding BTAD domain-containing putative transcriptional regulator, which yields MRFAILGETRAWRDDGAEVPLGGPARRALLALLLVRPGEVVSADRLADEIDPDGALSAHALQSQVSRLRTALGSASLIERAGAGYRIVADDDDVDACRFERLAQEGRAALRDGDAGRAVALLREALELWQGPALAGLPESRTAQAAAVRLEERRLGALEDRIEGELRLGEHRAAVAELRELVGRHPLRERLAGLLMRALFAEGGQAEALVVFEETRRHLADELGADPSAELVALHRELLSADPSPSPAAPPAQLTSFVGRAGEVAEVAELLRVARLVTLAGPGGVGKTRLSVEVAAVAADDVCFVELAPLRDGDALAQVLLGALGLREHGLSLGDGGQSPVERLIGALSDRLLLLVLDNCEHLVEEAATLVARLLAACPRLRVLATSREPLGIIGENLWQVRPLDDEAAARLFTDRARAVQRGFAGDPRTVRRICAALDNLPLAIELAAARLRTLRIDDLAGRLDDRLAVAARGSRTADGRHRTLRSVVAWSWELLSGPEQRAARWFTVFAGGATAESALRACGTDGETLESLADKSLLEVSGGRYRMLETIRAYGAEQLDAAGEREPARRAHARHVLELVRTADPQLRQAGQLEWLAVLAAEHADLLAAVRWAVEAREVETALRLLAAASTYLWIRGAAASVAPQAIALLNHVGAADSVGVAVPDGLGEEYVACVLLAASGEAGRPVWQRHRAQAEKALAAAWSGPEPGRYPAVLLPWMMRNASEADPHGAFALVSSQRGRPEPWVRAVAEYVWGFGLLGEGGGTEAERGFGAAAEGFRSLGDRWGTALALDTLASLAGARGDRASAIALTDEALTLTEQLGALEDAADLLVNRGDHLSGDDTAAARADYAKAADLARRAGSATSLAAALRGLGDIALLEQELTEAERLYTEALERIDPYWIKSLGNRVRALAGLGRVAEARGDGAAARSRYQEIAESAAVIGASTTDALRLMGLPESLVEAVIHLR from the coding sequence ATGCGGTTTGCAATCCTGGGTGAGACCCGGGCGTGGCGCGACGACGGGGCTGAAGTGCCGCTGGGCGGCCCGGCCCGCCGCGCGCTGCTGGCCCTGCTGCTGGTCCGGCCCGGCGAGGTCGTCTCGGCCGACCGGCTGGCCGACGAGATCGACCCCGACGGGGCGCTGTCGGCGCACGCCCTGCAGTCCCAGGTGTCCCGGCTGCGGACGGCGCTGGGCTCGGCGTCCTTGATCGAGCGGGCCGGGGCCGGCTACCGGATCGTGGCCGACGACGATGACGTGGACGCCTGCCGGTTCGAGCGGCTGGCGCAGGAGGGCCGGGCCGCGCTGCGCGACGGCGACGCCGGGCGGGCGGTCGCTCTGCTGCGCGAGGCGCTGGAGCTGTGGCAGGGGCCCGCGCTGGCCGGCCTGCCCGAGAGCCGTACCGCCCAGGCCGCCGCCGTACGGCTGGAGGAGCGCCGGCTCGGGGCGCTCGAGGACCGGATCGAGGGCGAGCTGCGGCTCGGCGAGCATCGCGCGGCCGTGGCGGAGCTCCGCGAGCTGGTCGGCCGGCATCCGCTCAGGGAACGGCTGGCGGGGCTGCTGATGCGGGCGCTGTTCGCCGAGGGCGGGCAGGCCGAGGCGCTGGTGGTGTTCGAGGAGACCAGGCGGCACCTGGCCGACGAGCTGGGCGCCGATCCCTCCGCCGAGCTGGTCGCGCTCCACCGGGAGCTGCTGAGCGCCGACCCGTCGCCGTCGCCCGCCGCGCCGCCCGCCCAGCTGACGTCCTTCGTCGGCCGCGCCGGGGAGGTGGCCGAGGTCGCCGAGCTGCTGCGCGTGGCCCGGCTGGTCACCCTGGCCGGTCCCGGCGGGGTCGGCAAGACCCGGCTGTCGGTCGAGGTGGCCGCCGTCGCGGCGGACGACGTGTGCTTCGTGGAGCTGGCGCCGCTCCGTGACGGCGACGCGCTGGCGCAGGTGCTGCTGGGCGCGCTCGGCCTGCGGGAGCACGGGCTCTCCCTGGGGGACGGCGGGCAGAGTCCGGTCGAACGCCTGATCGGGGCGCTGTCGGACCGGCTGCTCCTGCTCGTCCTGGACAACTGCGAGCACCTGGTCGAAGAGGCCGCCACGCTGGTGGCGCGGCTGCTGGCGGCCTGCCCCCGGCTCCGGGTCCTGGCGACGAGCAGGGAGCCGCTCGGCATCATCGGCGAGAACCTCTGGCAGGTGCGGCCGCTCGACGACGAAGCGGCCGCGCGGCTGTTCACCGATCGGGCCCGGGCCGTGCAGCGCGGCTTCGCGGGCGACCCCCGGACGGTGCGGCGGATCTGCGCGGCCCTCGACAACCTGCCGCTGGCCATCGAGCTGGCGGCGGCGCGGCTGCGTACGCTGCGCATCGACGACCTCGCGGGACGGCTCGACGACCGGCTCGCCGTCGCCGCCCGTGGCAGCCGCACGGCCGACGGGCGGCACCGGACGCTGCGCTCGGTGGTGGCGTGGAGCTGGGAGCTGCTGTCCGGGCCCGAGCAGCGGGCCGCGCGGTGGTTCACGGTCTTCGCCGGGGGCGCGACGGCCGAGTCCGCGCTGCGGGCGTGCGGCACCGACGGCGAGACGCTGGAGTCGCTGGCCGACAAATCCCTGCTGGAGGTCTCAGGCGGCCGTTACCGCATGCTGGAGACGATCCGCGCGTACGGCGCCGAACAGCTCGACGCGGCCGGCGAGCGCGAGCCGGCCCGCCGCGCCCACGCCCGGCACGTCCTGGAGCTGGTGCGGACCGCGGACCCGCAGCTCCGGCAGGCCGGGCAGCTGGAGTGGCTGGCGGTCCTGGCGGCCGAGCACGCCGACCTGCTGGCGGCCGTGCGCTGGGCGGTCGAGGCACGGGAGGTGGAGACGGCCCTGCGCCTGCTCGCTGCGGCCTCGACGTACCTGTGGATCCGCGGCGCGGCCGCCTCGGTCGCGCCACAGGCGATCGCGCTGCTGAACCACGTGGGCGCTGCGGATTCCGTGGGCGTCGCGGTCCCGGACGGGCTCGGCGAGGAGTACGTGGCGTGCGTCCTGCTGGCGGCGTCCGGCGAGGCCGGGCGGCCGGTGTGGCAGCGGCACCGTGCCCAGGCCGAGAAGGCGCTGGCCGCCGCGTGGTCAGGTCCCGAGCCGGGCCGCTATCCGGCCGTCCTGCTGCCGTGGATGATGCGGAACGCGAGCGAGGCGGACCCGCACGGCGCGTTCGCGCTCGTGTCGTCCCAGCGTGGCCGCCCGGAGCCGTGGGTACGCGCGGTCGCCGAGTACGTGTGGGGATTCGGGCTCCTCGGCGAGGGCGGCGGCACGGAGGCGGAGCGCGGCTTCGGCGCGGCCGCCGAGGGTTTCCGCTCGCTCGGAGACCGGTGGGGCACCGCGCTGGCGCTGGACACGCTCGCGAGTCTGGCGGGCGCGCGCGGTGACCGCGCGTCGGCCATCGCGCTCACCGACGAGGCGCTCACCCTCACCGAGCAGCTCGGCGCTCTGGAGGACGCCGCCGACCTGCTGGTCAACCGGGGCGATCACCTCTCCGGCGACGACACGGCGGCGGCCCGCGCCGACTATGCGAAGGCCGCCGACCTCGCCCGCCGCGCCGGCAGCGCCACCAGCCTGGCGGCCGCCCTCCGCGGGCTCGGTGACATCGCCCTGCTGGAGCAGGAGCTGACCGAGGCGGAACGGCTGTACACGGAGGCTCTTGAACGGATCGATCCGTACTGGATCAAAAGCCTCGGCAACCGGGTGCGCGCGCTCGCCGGGCTCGGCCGCGTCGCCGAGGCGCGCGGGGACGGCGCCGCGGCCCGGTCGCGGTACCAGGAGATCGCGGAGTCGGCCGCCGTCATCGGGGCCTCCACCACGGACGCGCTGCGCCTGATGGGCTTGCCGGAAAGCCTCGTCGAGGCGGTTATTCACCTGCGGTGA
- a CDS encoding HupE/UreJ family protein, with the protein MPRRQWLFAVGLAFIVGGVLADLVYPAPASAHDATTTAHAEVTGSGANVKVVLDLEYDLLMKSAWLYAQAYEAKERAEQLRQLKLNRDAVIDYVTRRFDVAYDGKSCAPTTVGDADVRLRGRATFAVLTLAYSCQGEERGVHAISSALFPDNESFVHSTKTMVRYDLDGETSSAVLDAANPTVRVGERPAAHQLWEFFLLGAEHLLSGLDHILFLIALLIGARRLRDVVVTASAFTVAHSITFLLAAMGVVDVPGAIVEPVIAASIIVVAVANLLGRQEDKLGKWRLPIVFAFGLIHGLGFAGALDIKESGSWQLLLSLLSFNVGIEVTQLAIIAVLFPLLVLLRRTSAARWAVVAMSVPIVAVSLYWFFDRIPLPL; encoded by the coding sequence ATGCCCCGCAGGCAGTGGCTGTTCGCCGTCGGCCTCGCCTTCATCGTGGGCGGCGTGCTGGCCGACCTCGTCTACCCCGCCCCGGCGTCGGCGCACGACGCGACCACGACCGCCCACGCCGAGGTGACCGGCTCGGGCGCGAACGTCAAGGTCGTGCTCGACCTCGAGTACGACCTGCTCATGAAGTCGGCCTGGCTCTACGCGCAGGCCTATGAGGCGAAGGAGCGGGCCGAGCAGCTCCGCCAGCTCAAGCTGAACCGTGACGCCGTCATCGACTACGTGACGCGCCGCTTCGACGTGGCGTACGACGGCAAGTCGTGCGCGCCCACGACGGTGGGCGACGCGGACGTGCGCCTCCGCGGCAGGGCGACCTTCGCGGTGCTCACCCTCGCCTACTCCTGCCAGGGTGAGGAGAGGGGAGTGCACGCCATCTCGAGCGCGCTCTTCCCCGACAACGAGAGCTTCGTCCACAGCACGAAGACGATGGTCCGGTACGACCTCGACGGCGAGACGAGCTCCGCGGTCCTGGACGCCGCGAACCCGACGGTGCGCGTCGGCGAGCGCCCGGCCGCGCACCAGCTGTGGGAGTTCTTCCTGCTCGGCGCCGAGCACCTGCTGTCCGGCCTCGACCACATCCTCTTCCTGATCGCCCTGCTCATCGGCGCGCGGCGGCTGCGCGACGTCGTCGTCACGGCCTCCGCCTTCACGGTCGCCCACAGCATCACGTTCCTGCTGGCGGCGATGGGAGTCGTGGACGTACCGGGAGCGATCGTCGAGCCGGTCATCGCGGCGTCGATCATCGTGGTGGCGGTCGCCAACCTCCTGGGCCGCCAGGAGGACAAACTGGGCAAATGGCGGCTGCCGATCGTCTTCGCCTTCGGCCTGATCCACGGGCTCGGCTTCGCGGGCGCGCTGGACATCAAGGAGAGCGGGTCGTGGCAGCTGCTCCTGTCACTGCTGAGCTTCAACGTCGGCATCGAGGTGACGCAGCTCGCGATCATCGCGGTGCTCTTCCCGCTGCTGGTGCTGCTGCGCCGGACCTCCGCGGCCCGATGGGCGGTGGTCGCGATGTCGGTCCCCATCGTGGCGGTCAGCCTGTACTGGTTCTTCGACCGCATCCCGCTGCCACTCTGA